The following are encoded together in the Thunnus albacares chromosome 7, fThuAlb1.1, whole genome shotgun sequence genome:
- the LOC122986192 gene encoding transmembrane and coiled-coil domain protein 3-like, whose protein sequence is MPSANVSVRSLSEVEKYLSSRMDRSTEGIGVSMRRGSSENNLDLDLSDGGPGPTPGFEVQRSRSCLDNLQQKILKVTEQLKIEQTARDENVAEYLKLVNSADKQQVGRIKQVFEKKNQKSAQNIAQMQKKLEQYHRKMKDSEIHHSPSPHSSHSKHSTIPRESPRELLRDMTGSGRHPTMDKIKTIGPGVSLSPPFFFSKPREFANLIRNKFGSADNIAHLKTTLDPSSPLPTDSAGKGLSSSTSMVGKPKYPSDDECSSGSASISADSNGNPVGGGVSAGQVQTQGQGQGKQAGGDGQSRLALSLEEVREIKDAQSQLEEDMEEMKAQFKRDYGIISQSLQEERYRYERLEDQLNDLTELHQNEMTNLKQELASIEERVAYQAQERARDIQEALESCQTRVSKLELQQQQQQQTVQLETHDARVLLGKSINIMLAIITVILVCVSTAAKFAAPLMRSRYHVVATFLGVCFLTIFWKNWDRLQYAIDRVLVPA, encoded by the exons ATGCCCAGCGCCAACGTGTCCGTGCGAAGTTTATCTGAAGTGGAGAAATACCTCAGCAGCCGGATG GACCGGAGTACCGAGGGCATTGGTGTGTCGATGCGCCGGGGTTCTTCAGAGAACAATCTGGATCTGGACCTGAGTGATGGAGGTCCTGGTCCTACTCCGGGCTTTGAGGTCCAGCGTAGCCGTTCTTGCTTGGACAACCTCCAGCAGAAGATACTGAAAGTCACAGAGCAGCTGAAGATTGAGCAAACTGCGCGGGACGAGAATGTAGCAGAGTACCTGAAGCTGGTGAACAGTGCGGACAAGCAGCAGGTGGGGCGCATCAAGCAGGTGTTTGAGAAGAAGAACCAGAAGTCAGCTCAAAACATCGCCCAAATGCAGAAGAAGTTGGAGCAGTATCATCGTAAGATGAAAGACAGTGAAATCCATCACAGCCCATCCCCTCACTCGTCCCATAGCAAACACAGCACCATACCCAGGGAGTCGCCCAGAGAGCTGCTGAGGGACATGACAGGCAGTGGCCGACATCCAACCATGGACAAGATCAAGACTATTGGACCAGGTGtttccctctcccctcctttcttcttcaGCAAGCCCAGAGAGTTTGCGAACCTCATCAGGAACAAGTTCGGCAGTGCTGACAACATCGCCCACCTCAAGACCACTCTGGACCCTTCCTCTCCGCTGCCAACTGACAGTGCAGGAAAGGGGTTGAGTAGCAGTACCTCCATGGTGGGCAAACCCAAGTATCCCAGTGATGATGAGTGCTCCTCAGGGAGTGCTTCAATTTCAGCAGACAGTAATGGGAACCCAGTGGGGGGTGGAGTGTCAGCAGGGCAGGTGCAGACTCAGGGCCAGGGCCAAGGTAAGCAGGCAGGGGGAGACGGCCAGAGCAGACTGGCTTTGAGCCTGGAGGAGGTGAGAGAGATCAAAGATGCCCAGAGCCAGCTGGAGGAGGATATGGAGGAGATGAAGGCTCAGTTCAAGAGAGACTATGGCATCATCAGCCAATCACTGCAGGAGGAGCGATACAG GTATGAACGTTTGGAAGACCAACTGAACGACCTGACGGAGCTTCACCAAAATGAGATGACTAATCTGAAGCAGGAACTGGCCAGCATCGAGGAGAGAGTAGCCTACCAGGCTCAAGAAAGAGCCAGGGACATACAG GAAGCTCTTGAGTCGTGTCAGACGCGAGTGTCCAAGCTGGAactccaacagcagcagcagcagcagacggTCCAGCTCGAGACCCACGACGCTCGAGTCTTGCTGGGGAAGAGCATCAACATAATGTTGGCCATCATCACCGTCATCCTGGTGTGCGTCTCTACCGCTGCCAAGTTTGCTGCTCCACTGATGAGGAGCCGGTACCATGTGGTGGCTACCTTCTTGGGAGTTTGCTTTTTGACCATATTCTGGAAGAACTGGGACCGTTTACAATATGCCATAGACAGAGTGCTGGTGCCTGCCTGA